A genomic stretch from Phycisphaerae bacterium includes:
- a CDS encoding tetratricopeptide repeat protein produces the protein MEESLPRPSPASRPPLRVLPAAAILVASGILAYCNTFHVPFIFDDHDAIRHNVFIRRLWPLSYSLHAAPDTTVSGRPIVNFSLAVNYALHGLRLPGYHIFNLVIHLLAGLLLFGILRRTLLASRRTIAFADSSTGLALVAALIWIVHPLQTESVTYIIQRAESLCGLFYLLTLYAALRGMAGGSAFCWYSASVIASALGMATKEVMATAPLALLAFDRIFFAESFKEQFRRRGPFYLALFSTWIIVAWLNIGGPRASSAGFSVESSTPLSYALTQFGVILHYLRLTLLPYPLCLDYGWPLAKDPLAIIGPGIVITLLVAATVWALRRRPAWGFCGLWFFLILGPTSSIIPIEDRAFDHRMYLPLAAICVLAVVGIHRLVQRASASGRISNAGTRALSVGLPTVVAIVLMGLTLRRNYDYRTEISIWEDVIAKRPDSPRPYDALGTAYLRLDRLDEAEALYRQNLQRWPDHGDSHHNLASVLAKRGDYVGAEASFRESIRLAPAHPGAHFNLGLVLGELGKHQEALFEYGEAIRLDPAYPEAHNAAGKLLARLGQPDKAVEQYREAIYYKPEWPRVHNNLGNVLAKLGRLDEAAEHYQEALRLQPGWAEVHSNLGITLARQGRLDDAIIQFRTAIQLKPAETSPYYNLAQALMKQGKIEEALEQCRQLARARPGDADPLFHLGQLLMQAGRREEAEEQFQAARKINPQHRGAAARLHELAARNTPPVSTTQSSK, from the coding sequence ATGGAGGAATCGCTGCCACGTCCGTCCCCCGCCTCCCGGCCCCCCTTACGAGTCCTGCCCGCGGCGGCGATCCTGGTCGCCAGCGGTATCCTCGCCTACTGCAATACTTTCCACGTCCCGTTCATTTTCGATGACCACGATGCCATCCGGCACAACGTCTTCATCCGCCGACTCTGGCCGCTGAGTTACTCTCTGCACGCGGCCCCCGACACGACCGTCTCGGGGCGGCCTATCGTCAATTTCAGCCTGGCCGTCAACTATGCCCTCCACGGCCTCCGGCTTCCCGGATACCACATTTTCAATCTCGTGATCCACCTTCTCGCCGGACTCCTCCTCTTTGGGATCCTCCGTCGGACGCTTTTGGCGAGCCGGCGGACCATTGCCTTCGCGGATTCCTCAACCGGCCTGGCGCTCGTCGCAGCCCTGATTTGGATCGTCCACCCGCTCCAGACCGAAAGCGTGACCTACATCATCCAGCGCGCGGAGTCACTCTGCGGACTTTTTTATCTTTTGACGCTGTACGCCGCGCTTCGCGGGATGGCCGGAGGCTCGGCCTTTTGCTGGTACTCCGCGTCGGTCATCGCCAGCGCTCTGGGCATGGCCACGAAGGAGGTCATGGCGACCGCCCCGCTCGCCCTGCTGGCGTTCGATCGGATTTTTTTTGCAGAGTCGTTCAAAGAACAGTTCCGGCGGCGGGGGCCTTTTTACCTGGCGCTCTTTTCCACGTGGATAATCGTGGCCTGGCTCAACATCGGCGGACCGCGCGCCTCCTCCGCCGGGTTCTCCGTCGAGAGTTCAACTCCCCTCAGTTACGCGCTCACCCAGTTCGGCGTCATCCTCCATTACCTCCGTCTAACGCTGTTGCCCTATCCGCTCTGTCTTGATTACGGCTGGCCGCTGGCGAAGGACCCGCTCGCCATCATCGGGCCGGGGATCGTCATTACCCTGCTCGTCGCGGCGACCGTGTGGGCACTGCGGCGCCGGCCCGCGTGGGGATTCTGCGGCCTCTGGTTTTTTCTCATCCTCGGACCGACGTCGAGCATCATACCCATCGAAGACCGGGCGTTTGACCACCGCATGTACTTGCCTCTGGCGGCCATTTGTGTTCTTGCCGTCGTGGGAATCCACCGTCTCGTACAACGCGCCTCCGCCTCCGGTCGCATTTCGAACGCCGGAACGCGCGCCCTATCGGTCGGTTTGCCTACGGTGGTCGCGATCGTGTTGATGGGATTGACTCTTCGCCGCAACTACGACTATCGAACGGAGATCTCCATCTGGGAGGATGTCATCGCCAAGCGACCCGACAGCCCGCGTCCTTACGACGCTTTGGGCACGGCCTACTTAAGGCTCGATCGACTGGACGAAGCCGAGGCGCTCTATCGCCAGAATCTCCAGCGCTGGCCGGACCACGGCGATTCCCATCACAATCTTGCTTCGGTTCTGGCAAAGCGGGGCGATTACGTCGGGGCGGAGGCTTCGTTTCGAGAATCCATTCGGCTCGCGCCGGCGCACCCCGGCGCCCATTTCAACCTCGGCCTCGTCCTGGGCGAATTGGGAAAACACCAGGAAGCCCTGTTCGAATACGGTGAGGCGATCAGGCTCGATCCCGCCTATCCCGAGGCACACAATGCGGCGGGAAAGCTGCTCGCGCGACTCGGCCAACCGGACAAAGCGGTTGAACAATACCGCGAGGCGATCTACTACAAGCCGGAATGGCCGCGCGTGCACAACAACCTCGGCAATGTGCTGGCCAAACTGGGCCGGCTCGACGAAGCGGCGGAACATTATCAGGAAGCCTTGCGCCTGCAGCCGGGCTGGGCGGAAGTGCATAGCAATCTCGGCATAACCCTGGCCCGCCAGGGAAGGCTGGATGATGCCATTATTCAATTCCGAACTGCCATCCAACTGAAGCCCGCCGAAACCTCGCCCTATTACAATCTGGCTCAGGCGTTGATGAAACAAGGGAAGATCGAGGAGGCCCTGGAGCAATGTCGCCAACTCGCGCGGGCGCGGCCCGGCGACGCCGACCCGCTTTTCCACCTCGGCCAATTGCTGATGCAGGCGGGCCGTCGCGAGGAAGCGGAGGAACAGTTTCAAGCAGCCCGTAAAATCAACCCTCAGCATCGTGGGGCTGCGGCGCGGCTGCATGAATTAGCCGCCAGGAATACGCCCCCGGTTTCCACGACTCAGTCGAGCAAATAG
- a CDS encoding DUF420 domain-containing protein, giving the protein MSISDLPHVNAALNTLAAILLVVGHHQIKRKRVAAHKACMLSATGVSAAFLTSYLIYHYAVGSVRFAHGGALRTVYLAILGSHTILAAMVPILVVITLWRALKGDFVRHRRIARWTYPIWLYVSVTGVVVYLMLYQLFPGPRP; this is encoded by the coding sequence GTGAGCATCAGCGACCTGCCGCACGTCAACGCCGCGTTGAATACGCTTGCGGCGATCCTGCTCGTCGTGGGGCATCATCAGATCAAGCGGAAGCGCGTCGCGGCGCACAAGGCGTGCATGCTCTCGGCGACGGGCGTCTCGGCGGCGTTTCTCACGAGCTACCTGATCTACCACTACGCGGTCGGGAGCGTCCGCTTCGCGCACGGCGGGGCGCTGCGGACAGTCTACCTCGCCATCCTCGGTTCGCACACGATCCTGGCCGCGATGGTTCCCATCCTGGTTGTCATCACGCTCTGGCGGGCCCTGAAGGGCGACTTCGTGCGCCACCGCCGGATCGCCCGGTGGACGTATCCGATCTGGCTGTACGTCAGCGTGACGGGAGTGGTAGTGTATTTGATGCTATACCAGCTCTTTCCCGGGCCGCGGCCATAA
- a CDS encoding tetratricopeptide repeat protein, with translation MTQFPDSTTQWAAASDSRRLPRWLISWPIVVLLLCIHYTLGITSVVRKSSSCDEIAYLTAGYTYWQTGDYRLVPEHPPVIELWSTIPLNFMNLKMPSFDQSSWRASNQWEFGWQFFYELGNPLQKMLMSGRAMIGLFSVALGLTIYLTSRRWFGPLGGLISLALFAFAPEMLAHGFQVTTDMAASLFFTLSLLSIWWALHRVSTASVLLSGLALAALFNSKLSAVLIFPAYFILIAIRCISRRPLELAVGRIIEIRPRLRRLAVHAAVFVLQGLIVAGGIWATHGFKYPAFVHSTPGVDRFLSTNPDTESRQSDWDYELNRAGWFAPTVKFARDHRLLPEAYLYGFLFARNMTQTSEAFLNGWRQSTGFRSYFPYAFLIKTTLPALGLFFLTLVAWTTLIKARGDETTAQDWRAAPVWYRAMPFIIFSVIYWITAIGSQFNIGHRHILPIYAPLMIFAGALATVRWRRVPIVAVVAVLVVLHAGVAAQAWPHYLSFFNSSIGGSRNGYRHLVDSSVDWGQDMMGLADWLKANNPPDSPHAQPVYLSYLGNCSPGYYGIKPRYLPSNSWWQKEEHSAFEPGIYCISATMIQQVFLLPLSRWSPHLEALYQLSRPRIDRMQQYQPFPTTLPGEDPEDRLPEQVVRNLRFGRLCAFLREREPDDEVGHSILIYRVSATDIHRALYGPPPPMVAETARDFADMADKFAMAGLTRIPEQYYREALKLTPDDDRCHNNLGIMLSRRGKSAEAAAEFQEAIRLYPKYAEAHNNLAAMYVKLGRMDDAIHHHEQAIRFRKNWPEAHTNLAGLYAGKGDLPDAIIHYREALRLHPHWPAMHNNLGIALARAGRFDEAVASFHEALRQDPDTTAVHVNLGNALRQLGRADEARHAYREALRINPEDKAAARRLAEMTTSRPATTGPDVAAPPREQ, from the coding sequence ATGACACAGTTTCCAGATTCCACTACGCAATGGGCCGCCGCATCCGATAGCCGCAGGCTGCCGCGCTGGCTGATTTCCTGGCCGATCGTCGTGCTGCTGCTCTGCATTCACTACACGCTGGGCATCACCAGTGTTGTGCGTAAGTCATCCTCCTGCGACGAAATCGCCTACCTGACGGCCGGATACACCTATTGGCAGACCGGCGACTATCGACTGGTTCCCGAGCACCCCCCGGTCATCGAACTCTGGTCGACCATCCCGCTGAACTTCATGAACCTGAAAATGCCGAGCTTCGATCAATCGAGCTGGCGCGCATCCAACCAATGGGAATTCGGCTGGCAGTTTTTTTACGAACTCGGCAATCCGCTCCAAAAAATGCTCATGTCCGGTCGCGCCATGATCGGCCTCTTCAGCGTCGCATTGGGCTTGACCATTTACCTCACCTCCCGGCGCTGGTTCGGGCCCCTCGGCGGCCTCATCTCGCTGGCGCTGTTCGCCTTCGCGCCAGAGATGCTGGCCCACGGGTTCCAGGTGACCACCGACATGGCGGCGTCGCTCTTCTTTACGCTCTCGCTGCTCTCGATCTGGTGGGCACTGCATCGCGTCAGCACCGCCAGCGTTCTCCTGAGCGGCCTGGCCCTGGCGGCGCTCTTCAACTCAAAACTGTCGGCCGTATTGATCTTCCCTGCCTACTTTATTCTCATTGCCATCCGCTGCATTTCGCGTCGTCCGCTGGAACTGGCCGTCGGTCGGATCATTGAAATTCGCCCTCGACTGCGGCGGTTGGCGGTCCATGCCGCCGTCTTTGTATTGCAGGGCTTGATCGTCGCCGGCGGAATTTGGGCGACGCACGGTTTCAAATACCCAGCGTTCGTCCATTCGACGCCCGGCGTCGATCGCTTCCTCTCCACGAATCCCGACACGGAATCGCGGCAGTCGGACTGGGACTATGAACTGAACCGCGCCGGCTGGTTTGCCCCCACCGTAAAGTTCGCCCGCGATCATCGGCTTCTGCCGGAGGCATACCTTTATGGCTTCCTCTTTGCCCGAAACATGACGCAGACCAGCGAGGCCTTCCTCAATGGCTGGCGGCAGTCAACGGGGTTTCGCAGCTACTTCCCTTACGCATTCCTTATCAAGACGACGCTTCCGGCCCTGGGACTCTTTTTCCTGACGCTCGTCGCCTGGACCACACTCATCAAAGCGCGCGGCGATGAAACAACGGCGCAGGACTGGCGCGCGGCCCCCGTCTGGTATCGGGCCATGCCCTTCATTATCTTTTCCGTCATCTATTGGATCACCGCCATCGGCAGTCAGTTCAACATCGGTCACCGCCACATTCTGCCCATTTACGCGCCGCTCATGATCTTTGCCGGGGCACTCGCGACCGTACGATGGCGTCGAGTTCCGATTGTGGCTGTGGTCGCCGTTCTCGTCGTCCTCCATGCCGGCGTCGCGGCGCAGGCCTGGCCACACTACCTCTCCTTCTTCAACAGCTCCATCGGCGGCTCGCGCAACGGCTATCGCCATCTCGTGGACAGCTCCGTCGACTGGGGTCAGGACATGATGGGGTTGGCCGACTGGCTCAAGGCGAATAACCCGCCCGATTCCCCCCACGCGCAGCCCGTCTACCTTTCGTATCTGGGCAACTGTTCGCCGGGCTATTACGGCATCAAGCCCCGCTATTTGCCCAGTAATAGCTGGTGGCAGAAAGAGGAGCACTCCGCATTCGAGCCCGGCATCTACTGCATCAGCGCGACAATGATCCAGCAGGTGTTTCTACTTCCACTCTCCCGCTGGTCGCCGCACCTGGAGGCCCTTTATCAATTGAGTCGCCCGCGGATCGATCGAATGCAGCAGTATCAACCATTCCCCACGACGCTCCCGGGCGAAGACCCCGAGGACCGCTTACCGGAGCAGGTGGTGCGCAATCTCCGCTTCGGAAGGCTCTGCGCATTTCTGCGCGAACGCGAACCCGACGATGAGGTCGGTCACTCGATCCTGATCTATCGCGTGTCGGCAACGGATATCCATCGTGCACTGTACGGCCCGCCGCCGCCCATGGTCGCCGAGACCGCCCGGGACTTCGCCGACATGGCGGATAAATTTGCCATGGCCGGTCTCACCAGAATTCCCGAGCAGTATTACCGCGAGGCCCTCAAGCTTACGCCCGACGACGATCGCTGCCACAACAACCTGGGCATCATGTTGAGTCGCCGAGGCAAGTCCGCCGAGGCCGCCGCCGAGTTCCAGGAGGCGATCCGTCTTTACCCGAAATACGCCGAGGCCCACAACAACCTCGCGGCCATGTATGTGAAACTCGGCCGCATGGATGACGCCATCCACCATCATGAGCAGGCGATCCGCTTCCGCAAGAACTGGCCGGAGGCCCACACCAACCTCGCCGGTCTCTATGCCGGAAAAGGCGATCTGCCAGATGCCATAATCCACTATCGCGAGGCCCTGCGGCTCCATCCCCACTGGCCCGCCATGCACAACAATCTCGGCATTGCCTTGGCGCGCGCCGGCCGCTTTGACGAGGCCGTCGCCAGTTTCCATGAGGCGCTGCGCCAGGATCCCGACACGACCGCCGTACATGTCAACCTGGGCAACGCCCTTCGCCAACTCGGCCGCGCCGACGAAGCGCGGCACGCCTACCGTGAGGCATTACGCATCAACCCGGAAGACAAGGCCGCGGCCAGGCGGCTCGCGGAAATGACCACATCCCGGCCGGCAACGACTGGCCCCGACGTCGCCGCACCGCCGCGTGAACAATGA
- a CDS encoding SCO family protein, whose protein sequence is MLSLAAVGGVAFLQYSRVDKARLRKASLEQLTAPKPEPLPVIATLPDFTLIDSSGKRVSLNDLRGRVWVADFFFTYCAGPCPVMSRRMSELRQILKDEKMDDVLCVSISVDPERDTPKVLAEHAEMLKAEPGKWLFMTGKKSQIYDLAIKGFKVVVADSEQADEQILHSTRFVLIDRLGRIRGYYKALADDEEMDPQLAVPGRGMPQDIRSRLLTDIRVLRDEAAK, encoded by the coding sequence ATGCTCTCCCTGGCTGCCGTCGGCGGCGTGGCCTTCCTGCAATATTCCCGCGTAGACAAGGCGCGGCTCCGCAAGGCGTCGTTGGAACAACTGACCGCCCCGAAGCCCGAGCCCCTGCCGGTCATCGCCACGCTGCCCGACTTTACCCTGATCGACTCCAGCGGCAAGCGAGTGTCACTCAACGACCTGCGCGGGCGCGTCTGGGTGGCGGACTTTTTCTTCACGTACTGTGCCGGCCCCTGTCCGGTCATGTCGCGGCGGATGAGCGAGCTGCGGCAGATTCTCAAGGACGAGAAGATGGACGACGTCCTGTGCGTCTCCATCAGCGTGGATCCCGAGCGCGACACGCCGAAAGTCCTCGCCGAGCACGCGGAGATGTTGAAGGCCGAGCCGGGCAAATGGCTCTTCATGACCGGCAAGAAGTCGCAGATTTATGACCTGGCCATCAAGGGCTTCAAGGTGGTCGTCGCCGACTCGGAGCAGGCCGACGAACAAATCCTGCACTCGACGCGATTCGTGCTCATCGACCGGCTCGGGCGGATCCGCGGGTATTACAAGGCGCTGGCCGACGATGAAGAAATGGACCCGCAGCTTGCCGTCCCCGGGCGCGGCATGCCGCAGGACATCCGGAGCCGCCTGCTGACGGATATCCGCGTCCTTCGCGACGAGGCCGCGAAGTGA
- a CDS encoding ABC transporter permease, which yields MQPSQDTAIVGLWQPCSTLWRREMVRFLRQRSRIIGALGTPLVFWLLVGGGLKQSFKLPGVDSRMTYLEYSFPGAIVAILLFTAIFSMISIIDDRKDGFLQAVLVAPVSRASIALGKILGAMTLAVGQALVFLALGRLADIRMGALSIAATFATMTLVAFALSGLGFVIAWRMESTQGFHAIMNLVLMPMLVISGAFFPPGGSATWLRWIMLVNPVTYGVTLLRWAMYLDSPAPHPSLDGSLAAAWVVTILFACTMFLLSMLAVRQDAARVLQ from the coding sequence ATGCAGCCTAGCCAAGACACGGCAATCGTTGGCCTCTGGCAGCCCTGCTCGACGCTCTGGCGGCGGGAGATGGTTCGCTTCCTGCGGCAGCGCAGCCGGATCATCGGCGCGCTGGGCACACCGCTGGTGTTCTGGCTGCTCGTCGGTGGGGGGCTGAAGCAGTCGTTCAAGCTGCCTGGCGTGGACTCGCGGATGACGTATCTGGAGTATTCGTTTCCCGGGGCGATCGTCGCAATCCTGCTCTTCACCGCGATCTTCTCCATGATCTCGATCATCGACGATCGCAAGGACGGCTTTCTCCAGGCCGTGCTCGTTGCGCCGGTCTCGCGGGCGTCGATTGCGCTGGGAAAGATCCTGGGCGCGATGACGCTGGCGGTAGGGCAGGCGCTCGTCTTCCTTGCGCTGGGCCGTCTGGCTGATATTCGCATGGGGGCGCTGTCGATCGCCGCGACTTTCGCCACGATGACGCTCGTTGCCTTCGCCCTGAGCGGGCTGGGCTTTGTGATCGCGTGGCGGATGGAATCGACGCAGGGTTTTCACGCGATCATGAACCTCGTGCTGATGCCCATGCTCGTGATTTCCGGCGCATTTTTCCCGCCGGGCGGGTCGGCGACGTGGCTGCGCTGGATCATGCTGGTCAATCCGGTAACCTACGGCGTAACGCTCCTGCGCTGGGCGATGTATCTCGACTCGCCCGCTCCGCATCCCAGCCTCGACGGCAGTCTGGCGGCGGCGTGGGTGGTTACAATACTCTTTGCGTGCACGATGTTCCTGCTGTCCATGCTCGCCGTCCGGCAGGACGCCGCCAGGGTGCTGCAATGA
- a CDS encoding ABC transporter ATP-binding protein yields MADLVQVDALRHQYGSRVALDGVSFAVTGGECFALLGPNGGGKTTLFRILTTLLTPSGGTARICSCDVRTDRPAARRRIGVVFQSPSLDIYLTVRENLRHAGHLYGMSGRELERRIVELLGRLGLAGREDDLVKTLSGGQRRRAEIAKGLLHEPALLILDEPSTGLDPVARRELWQMLQELRQSTGVTILLTTHFMEEAERCDQLAILDRGRLVACGSPAQLKGRLGGDCITIQCDDPAALRERAARELGVEAAVVDGMVRIETADGPAVMARLMATFAAETKAITLGRPTLEDVFVHETGRRFDTEVAADAA; encoded by the coding sequence ATGGCCGACCTCGTTCAGGTTGACGCCCTTCGCCATCAATACGGATCGAGGGTTGCGCTCGACGGCGTCAGCTTCGCGGTCACTGGCGGCGAGTGTTTCGCATTGCTCGGCCCCAATGGCGGGGGCAAGACCACGCTGTTTCGCATCCTGACGACGTTGCTTACGCCCTCCGGCGGGACGGCGCGAATCTGCAGTTGCGACGTGCGGACCGATCGCCCGGCCGCGCGGCGGCGAATCGGCGTCGTCTTTCAATCGCCGAGCCTCGATATCTACCTGACGGTCCGCGAGAATCTTCGCCACGCCGGGCACTTGTACGGAATGTCGGGGCGCGAATTGGAGCGGCGGATCGTCGAACTGCTCGGCCGTCTGGGTCTTGCCGGCCGCGAGGATGATCTCGTCAAGACGTTGTCCGGCGGTCAGCGCCGGCGGGCGGAAATCGCCAAGGGGCTGCTGCACGAGCCTGCGCTGCTCATCCTCGATGAACCGAGCACCGGGCTCGATCCGGTCGCGCGGCGCGAGTTGTGGCAGATGTTGCAGGAGCTTCGACAGTCGACGGGCGTGACGATCCTGCTGACCACGCACTTTATGGAGGAGGCGGAGCGGTGCGACCAGCTGGCGATCCTCGATCGCGGTCGGCTAGTGGCCTGCGGCAGCCCGGCGCAGCTGAAGGGTCGCCTCGGCGGGGATTGCATTACGATTCAGTGCGACGATCCGGCGGCGCTTCGCGAGCGGGCGGCGCGAGAACTGGGCGTCGAAGCGGCGGTCGTCGATGGGATGGTGCGGATCGAGACGGCGGACGGTCCGGCGGTCATGGCCCGGCTGATGGCTACGTTCGCCGCGGAGACGAAGGCGATTACGCTGGGCCGACCGACGCTGGAAGACGTTTTCGTCCATGAGACCGGACGGCGGTTTGATACGGAGGTCGCCGCCGATGCAGCCTAG
- a CDS encoding tetratricopeptide repeat protein, translating to MTARRVSSRPPRATRAAHGVPAEPRRFNARWVVAVLLCTHYALGLTSVWRKSCSCDEIAYLTAGYTYWQTGDYRLVPEHPPLIELWASLPLNFMSLKLPSLDQPAWHNSNQWQFGWQFFYELGNPLDRMLLAGRAMIGLFSVGLGLTIYLVARRWFGVAGGLIALALFTFSPEMLAHGFQITTDMAATLFFLLSLLSIWWALHRVSIASVLFSGVALAALFNAKLSAVLVIPCYGVLLLARCISNRPLDVAFGRSVAIAPRLRRLAVHAAVFAAQVLIVTGGIWLAHGLKYPAFVNARPGVDRWMSTNTEPESRQPEWDFELNRAGWVAPAVSFARDHRLLPEAYLYGFLYAKNMTKGSVAFLNGERRRTGFRSYFPYTFLIKTTLPFLAVLLLSLVTRLRRRSDQPVQNATTAPNTPTWYRALPLIIFFILYWATAIASPFNIGHRHILPIYPPLMIACGALATVQWRKRPVVTITAAILALHAGAALWAWPNYLSFFNSFVGRNGYRHLVDSSVDWGQDLRGLADWLNDHNPPQSPGAQPVYLSYLGNGNPEFYGIRPRYLPSNSWWQTGDYPAFEPGIYCISATLLQQVYLLPVSRWTPELESLYQAALPRIEQLQRHDFASPADAKGLPDEIVRRIRFGRLCAFLREREPDADVGRSILIYYLTPSDLERALTGPPPPMVVDSADDLAAIGEELAVAGMTDRPAELYRRALEGRPDDDHFHKNLGLLLKRQSRFADAAAEFETVIRLNPQSAEGHHNLAAMYVRLGRTSDSIRHYEEAIRLRRNWPEAHANLAAALLQLGRLDEAIREYEKALQLQPDLQMAKEGLRQALERLERKS from the coding sequence ATGACGGCTCGACGCGTTTCATCTCGACCGCCCCGCGCGACCCGCGCAGCGCACGGCGTCCCGGCCGAGCCACGGCGATTTAACGCACGCTGGGTCGTCGCAGTGCTCCTCTGCACGCACTACGCACTCGGCCTTACCAGTGTCTGGCGGAAGTCCTGCTCCTGCGACGAAATCGCGTATTTGACTGCCGGTTACACCTACTGGCAGACCGGCGATTACCGGCTTGTGCCCGAACATCCCCCATTGATCGAACTGTGGGCCTCTCTCCCGCTCAATTTCATGTCGCTCAAACTACCCAGCCTCGATCAACCCGCCTGGCACAATTCCAATCAGTGGCAGTTCGGCTGGCAGTTCTTCTATGAATTGGGCAATCCGCTGGATCGAATGCTATTGGCCGGTCGGGCGATGATCGGGCTCTTCAGCGTCGGTCTGGGACTGACGATCTACCTCGTCGCCCGGCGCTGGTTCGGCGTCGCCGGTGGGTTGATTGCATTAGCCCTGTTCACTTTTTCACCGGAGATGCTCGCCCACGGATTCCAGATTACGACCGACATGGCGGCCACGCTCTTTTTCCTCCTCTCGCTGCTCTCCATCTGGTGGGCGCTCCATCGCGTCAGTATCGCATCAGTACTATTCAGTGGCGTGGCGTTGGCCGCGCTCTTCAACGCCAAGCTCTCCGCCGTCCTCGTTATTCCCTGCTACGGTGTATTGCTCCTGGCGCGGTGTATTTCAAATCGCCCGCTGGATGTGGCATTTGGCCGCTCTGTGGCCATCGCGCCGCGTCTGCGACGACTCGCAGTACATGCCGCCGTCTTCGCTGCACAAGTCCTGATCGTTACCGGCGGCATCTGGCTTGCCCACGGCCTGAAATACCCGGCCTTTGTCAACGCCCGCCCCGGCGTCGATCGCTGGATGTCGACCAATACCGAGCCCGAGTCGCGCCAACCCGAGTGGGATTTCGAACTGAACCGCGCGGGCTGGGTCGCTCCCGCCGTCTCCTTCGCGCGCGACCACCGCCTCCTGCCTGAAGCCTATCTCTATGGCTTCCTTTACGCGAAGAACATGACCAAGGGCAGCGTCGCCTTTCTCAACGGCGAACGTCGTCGGACCGGGTTCCGCTCCTATTTCCCCTACACATTCTTGATCAAAACCACTTTGCCGTTCCTGGCGGTTCTTCTCCTTTCGCTCGTGACACGGCTGCGTCGGCGAAGCGACCAGCCGGTTCAGAATGCGACGACTGCTCCTAATACTCCAACTTGGTACCGCGCCCTGCCCCTCATCATCTTCTTCATCCTCTATTGGGCCACGGCGATCGCCAGTCCCTTCAACATCGGTCACCGCCATATCCTCCCCATTTACCCGCCGCTCATGATCGCCTGCGGGGCCCTGGCGACCGTGCAGTGGCGTAAGAGGCCGGTCGTTACCATTACCGCCGCCATTCTCGCCCTCCACGCCGGTGCTGCCCTTTGGGCTTGGCCAAATTATCTTTCATTTTTCAATAGCTTTGTCGGGCGAAACGGCTATCGCCATCTCGTCGACAGCTCCGTCGACTGGGGCCAGGACCTGCGGGGTCTTGCCGATTGGCTCAATGACCACAACCCACCGCAATCGCCCGGCGCGCAGCCTGTCTATCTGTCCTACCTCGGCAACGGCAATCCGGAGTTCTACGGAATACGTCCGCGCTACCTCCCCAGCAATTCCTGGTGGCAGACCGGCGACTACCCCGCCTTCGAGCCCGGTATCTATTGCATCAGCGCCACCCTGCTCCAACAGGTCTATCTGCTCCCCGTCAGCCGTTGGACGCCGGAGTTGGAATCGCTGTATCAAGCGGCCCTCCCGCGGATCGAACAATTGCAACGGCACGACTTCGCTTCACCCGCCGACGCGAAGGGGCTCCCCGACGAGATCGTCCGCCGCATCCGCTTCGGTCGGCTCTGCGCCTTCCTCCGCGAGCGCGAGCCGGACGCCGACGTCGGCCGTTCCATCCTCATCTATTATCTGACGCCGTCGGACCTTGAGCGGGCCCTCACGGGGCCACCGCCGCCGATGGTCGTTGACTCGGCCGATGACCTCGCCGCGATCGGCGAGGAACTCGCCGTCGCCGGGATGACCGACAGGCCCGCGGAACTCTATCGTCGGGCTCTGGAGGGTCGGCCCGACGACGACCACTTCCACAAAAACCTCGGCCTCCTCCTCAAGCGCCAGAGCCGATTCGCCGACGCCGCGGCCGAATTCGAGACGGTCATCCGCCTCAATCCGCAATCCGCCGAGGGGCACCACAATCTCGCCGCCATGTATGTCCGGCTCGGTCGCACCAGCGATTCGATCCGCCATTACGAAGAGGCCATCCGCCTTCGTAGAAACTGGCCCGAAGCCCACGCCAACCTCGCCGCCGCGCTGCTCCAACTCGGCCGCCTCGACGAGGCCATCCGCGAATACGAAAAAGCCCTGCAACTCCAGCCTGATCTGCAGATGGCGAAGGAGGGGCTCAGGCAAGCGTTGGAAAGGCTGGAGCGGAAATCCTGA